CGAACATCGCAACCGCTGACTACATCTCTGGCGTCGCCTACAACTCGACGTGGACGATGGACATCGCCGAGCTGCAAGCCAAGTAGAAGGACCCTTCAGCGTGGGAAAGAACACCCGCGCGAGGAGTGGGCACCCGGCCAGATCACCTCTGGCCGGGTACCTGCTTCGTCGCCTGGGAGTGTCAGTGCTGTTGCTCTTCGGCGTCACAATCGTGACGTTCAGCCTCGCGAACCTCGTTCCGGGCAACCCGATAGTCGCGGCCCTCGGTGAGGGAGCAGCCAGCAACCCGGCCACCGTGGCGGCCTACATCGAGAAGCACGGCCTCGACCAGCCGCTTCCCGTCCAGTACGTCAACTACCTCGCGAACCTGTTCCAGGGTGACATGGGCGTGTCGCTGCGCACCGGCCAGCCGGTCGCATCCGATCTCGCCAAGGCCGTTCCGGCGACCATCGAGGTCGCCATCGGCGCGATCATCGTCAGCCTCGCCGTCGGCGTCGCCCTCGGCGCGCTCGCGGCCTACCGCCGCGGCAAGCTCAGTGACCAGCTTGTGCGGGTGATCTCGCTCATCGGGCTCAGCATCCCCACCTTCTGGATGGCGCTGGTCAGCTTCAACATCTTCTTCCTGCAGCTGCGGATCGCACCCGGCTCCGGCAGGCTGTCGCCGGTGCTCAGCCCGCCGCCGACGGTGACCGGGCTGTACACGGTCGACGCGCTGCTCGCCGGGCAATGGGTGACATTCATGGACGCGATGGCGCACCTGATGCTGCCCGTGTTCGTGCTCTCCCTGTTCACGATCGGCCTGCTGACCCGCTTCGTGCGCACCTCGGTGCTCGAGGTGCTCGACGCCGACTACGTGCGGGCCGGCCGAGCCAAGGGACTCTCCGGGCCGCGGATGCTGTTCGGCTACGTGCTGCGCGGCGCATCCCTGCCGATCCTGACCATCGTCGGCCTGGCCTTCGGCTCCCTGCTGTCCGGCACCGTGCTGGTCGAGGCCGTCTTCGCCTGGCCGGGCCTCGGCAGCTACGCCTACAACTCGGCCACCAGCCTCGACCTGCCGGGCGTGATGGGGGTCGGCCTTGTGGTCGGCCTGATCTACCTGGTCATCAACTTCGCCGTCGACCTGCTCTACGGCGTGCTCGATCCGAGGGTGAGGCTCGCATGAGACGCCGCCTGCTGAAAGTTCCGGCCGGCTGGGTGACCCCGCTCGGCGTGATCGGCGCCGTCGTGGCCGCCTTCTGGATCGTCGTGGCCTTCACCGCCCAGTTCTGGGTGCCGTTCGACCCGCTGGCCCAGGCCCTCCCACGCCTGCAGGCTCCAGGCATCGACACCCTGATGGGCACCGACGCCCTGGGCCGCGACATCTTCTCCCGCCTGATGACCGGCGCGAGCGTCACGATTCCGCTCGCGCTGCTGCTGGTGTTCATGTCGATGCTCGTCGGCACGCTCATCGGGGCGGTCGCCGGCTACTTCGGCAAGTGGGTCGACGAGCTCCTGATGCGCATCACCGACCTGGTGATGGCGTTCCCCACCGTCATCCTGGCCATGGTCGTCGCTGCCTCGCTCGGCCCGTCGCTGTTCAACGCCGTCATCGCCGCGTTCGTGGTGTCGTGGCCGCAGTACGCCAGGATGACGCGCAGCATCGTGCTCGGCCTGCGCACGCAGAACTACGTGATGGCTGGCCGCCTGCTCGGCTTCTCGCCGTTCAAGTCGCTGCGCGTCGACGTGGCCCCGAACGTCGTCGGCCCGATCCTGGTGCTCGCCAGCCTCGACGTCGGCACAGCCATCCTGCTGCTCTCCGGCCTGTCCTTCCTCGGGCTCGGCGCGCAGCCGCCTACAGCGGAGTGGGGTTCCATGATCTCTTCCGCCATGGGCAACTTCGACAGCTGGTGGATCGGTGTCTTCCCGGGCCTGGCGATCCTCACCGTGGTGATGGCGTTCAACTTCGTCGGTGACTCGCTGCGCGACATCTTCGATCCCACCTCCCAGATGAGCAAAGCGGGGGCAAAGGCGTGAACACCGTGACAACGACTGGAACGGATGCCGCAGCGCAGGGCGTCACGCCCGTGCTCAGCATCCGCGATCTCACCATCGGCATCGGGAGACGAAAGGCGTTGAAGCCGATCGTCACCGGTATCAGCCTCGAATTGACGCCCGGTCGCATCCAGGGGCTGGCCGGCGAGTCAGGTTCGGGCAAGACCGTCTCTTCGCTCGCGGTCCTCGGGCTGCTTCCCGCGAATGCCGTCGTCGGCGGCTCGATCAAGCTGGCCGGCAGCGACTCGGGTGCCCGAGGCGCCACCGAGCTCATCGGCATGGGCAGGCGCCAGCTGAACGCGATCAGGGGCAACCGCATCGCGATGATCTTCCAGGACCCGTCGTCGAGCCTGCACCCGCAGCTCACGATCGGTTCTCAGCTGACCGACCACGTTCGCAAGCACCTGAAGTTCAGCAAGGCCGAGGCACGCGTGCACGCGCTTGGGCTGCTGGAGCGCGTGCGGGTGCCGAACCCCGAAGACGCCCTCGGGCGCTACCCGCACCAGTTCTCCGGTGGCCAGCGGCAGCGCATTGC
The Diaminobutyricimonas sp. LJ205 genome window above contains:
- a CDS encoding ABC transporter permease; translation: MGKNTRARSGHPARSPLAGYLLRRLGVSVLLLFGVTIVTFSLANLVPGNPIVAALGEGAASNPATVAAYIEKHGLDQPLPVQYVNYLANLFQGDMGVSLRTGQPVASDLAKAVPATIEVAIGAIIVSLAVGVALGALAAYRRGKLSDQLVRVISLIGLSIPTFWMALVSFNIFFLQLRIAPGSGRLSPVLSPPPTVTGLYTVDALLAGQWVTFMDAMAHLMLPVFVLSLFTIGLLTRFVRTSVLEVLDADYVRAGRAKGLSGPRMLFGYVLRGASLPILTIVGLAFGSLLSGTVLVEAVFAWPGLGSYAYNSATSLDLPGVMGVGLVVGLIYLVINFAVDLLYGVLDPRVRLA
- a CDS encoding ABC transporter permease — protein: MRRRLLKVPAGWVTPLGVIGAVVAAFWIVVAFTAQFWVPFDPLAQALPRLQAPGIDTLMGTDALGRDIFSRLMTGASVTIPLALLLVFMSMLVGTLIGAVAGYFGKWVDELLMRITDLVMAFPTVILAMVVAASLGPSLFNAVIAAFVVSWPQYARMTRSIVLGLRTQNYVMAGRLLGFSPFKSLRVDVAPNVVGPILVLASLDVGTAILLLSGLSFLGLGAQPPTAEWGSMISSAMGNFDSWWIGVFPGLAILTVVMAFNFVGDSLRDIFDPTSQMSKAGAKA
- a CDS encoding ABC transporter ATP-binding protein, whose amino-acid sequence is MTTTGTDAAAQGVTPVLSIRDLTIGIGRRKALKPIVTGISLELTPGRIQGLAGESGSGKTVSSLAVLGLLPANAVVGGSIKLAGSDSGARGATELIGMGRRQLNAIRGNRIAMIFQDPSSSLHPQLTIGSQLTDHVRKHLKFSKAEARVHALGLLERVRVPNPEDALGRYPHQFSGGQRQRIAIAIALACDPVVLLADEPTTALDVTVQAGILHLLRDLADERQLAVLLVTHDLGVMSAIADDVAVMRHGAIVESGTRQQIFGDPQHEYTRELLASLPSAPTPGPTEPVIAPPRELSIEDMV